The Planktothrix tepida PCC 9214 genome has a segment encoding these proteins:
- a CDS encoding polysaccharide deacetylase family protein yields the protein MAQYSPLLRQQKVALFALVAAIASFAMGVMLPLNLRVERATKQSLSARSSQPPRIISNITEKLKNSSSEIPSQPLSQSGLNLQKAITQRVDNVQKTLEQLQTQRFSYSIPEQFQSQTIKEVTIPGEQKVIAFTFDDGPWPKSTRQILDILEENNIKATFFWVGSALKNQKDIAKVVVNEGHVVGNHTWSHRYQKYSPSGASEEIESTAKLMEDLTGINTPMFRPPGGVLDNGLVDYAFKQNHVNIMWSVDSQDWKSSSDKIISNVLKQAKSGGIILMHDGGGDRSATVKALPIVIKKLKEQGYTFVTIPELLKLADQKPVEQPQSTDSSQP from the coding sequence GTGGCTCAGTACAGTCCTCTCTTACGACAACAAAAAGTGGCTTTATTTGCTCTTGTAGCAGCCATTGCTAGTTTTGCGATGGGTGTGATGTTACCCCTTAATCTGCGTGTAGAGCGAGCGACAAAACAAAGCCTTTCTGCTCGTTCTTCCCAACCCCCCAGGATTATTTCTAATATTACTGAAAAACTCAAAAATTCTTCCTCAGAAATACCTTCTCAACCCTTATCACAGTCGGGATTAAATCTTCAGAAAGCAATCACTCAACGAGTTGATAATGTCCAAAAAACCTTAGAACAATTGCAAACCCAACGCTTTAGTTATAGTATTCCCGAACAATTTCAAAGCCAAACCATTAAAGAAGTAACAATCCCTGGCGAACAAAAAGTAATTGCATTCACATTTGATGATGGCCCCTGGCCGAAAAGCACTCGCCAAATTTTAGATATTTTAGAAGAAAATAATATTAAAGCTACATTTTTCTGGGTGGGTTCGGCTTTAAAAAATCAGAAAGATATTGCGAAGGTAGTGGTTAACGAGGGTCATGTTGTAGGGAACCATACTTGGAGCCATCGTTATCAAAAATATAGTCCTTCTGGTGCCTCCGAAGAAATTGAAAGCACGGCTAAATTAATGGAAGACTTAACAGGAATTAACACTCCGATGTTCCGACCGCCAGGAGGTGTTTTAGATAACGGATTAGTGGATTATGCGTTTAAGCAAAATCATGTTAATATTATGTGGTCAGTGGATTCGCAGGATTGGAAATCTTCATCGGACAAAATTATTAGTAATGTTTTAAAACAAGCTAAATCCGGTGGAATTATTTTAATGCACGATGGGGGCGGAGATCGTTCAGCAACGGTAAAAGCTTTACCCATTGTCATCAAGAAACTTAAAGAGCAGGGTTATACATTTGTGACAATTCCTGAATTATTAAAACTGGCTGATCAAAAACCAGTTGAACAACCTCAGTCAACGGATAGCAGCCAACCCTAA
- a CDS encoding putative PEP-binding protein gives MNLAEGVDNFYWLDEIQPSDREVVGEQAFYLSHLLRQGHPILPGFVVTAQLFWEFLQTIDWLEPLFVDLPQSSLYFDVNQPRQLQAIAQHLCQQLIDTPLPESWVQQIQAYINPLNTPALIFYPSLSIPHQSPISGLLESVICWGDAEAALLGLKQAYCEFFRARSLLYWQRCGLRLQDLQPTVLVQPLQSAIASGLVQIQPDAWEIHSTWGLEFSLLWGENYPDLYRIEPQTARIEYQHLGSKTIVYDLKSSPQQPTQYPIPQKQFGTGVTQLPIYATLVSEQQPEFSLTPKQLQQLIERTQQVINDLPVITQFHWGLFQSSQNPEPQLYLAGVGSPEIRLLSHPLNSESTSERQPRFQGLAVASGQCNGTAYILTTPDSIPSQLPDNTVLVVPTITWDYLPLLRQCVGIVAEQGGMTSHGAIVARELGIPAVCGIVNATVQIKTGESVFVDGKRGEVYFMEQDHSVNEGLSEQSLQQQHFFETHFIPNATPLMVNISQSSSIHRLHSLPIDGVGLLRSELMAIEVLEFPQHSPVSEGIRSKFYNYSRWIEPEHQPAFIQRMVEPLNQLAIILSSRPLYYRALDLRESGKEEGNFPVSNSPSLERLALFDLELKILLQLYESGYQNIYLILPFIRCVEEFLIYRYRIESSGLSHYPQFQVWIMAEVPSLLFSLPDYVKAGVQGISIGTNDLTQLLFGIDRNQIHSSPDNQIEYERHPALKKAIKQFIKKARKAKIPCSICGDAPALYPELIEDLVRWGITSISVNLDAVESTHTAIAKSEKRILLKAARQQI, from the coding sequence GTGAACTTAGCTGAAGGCGTGGATAATTTTTATTGGCTTGACGAAATTCAACCTTCTGATCGAGAAGTTGTCGGGGAGCAAGCGTTCTATTTAAGTCATTTACTCCGTCAAGGTCATCCGATATTACCGGGTTTCGTTGTGACGGCTCAATTATTCTGGGAATTTCTACAAACGATTGACTGGTTAGAACCTTTGTTTGTGGATTTACCCCAATCATCCCTTTATTTTGATGTTAATCAACCTCGTCAATTACAAGCGATCGCTCAACACCTTTGTCAACAACTCATCGATACCCCTTTACCGGAATCTTGGGTTCAACAAATTCAAGCTTATATTAACCCATTAAATACACCTGCATTGATATTTTATCCAAGCCTGAGTATTCCCCATCAATCCCCCATATCAGGACTATTAGAATCGGTAATTTGTTGGGGAGATGCTGAAGCCGCCTTATTAGGACTTAAACAAGCATACTGTGAATTTTTTCGGGCTAGAAGTTTATTATATTGGCAACGATGTGGTCTGCGATTACAAGATTTACAGCCTACGGTATTAGTTCAACCCCTTCAGTCTGCAATCGCGTCTGGATTGGTTCAGATTCAGCCTGATGCTTGGGAAATTCACTCAACTTGGGGTTTAGAATTCTCCCTACTCTGGGGAGAGAACTATCCTGATCTTTATAGAATTGAACCCCAAACCGCAAGGATTGAATATCAACATTTAGGCTCTAAAACAATTGTCTATGATTTAAAATCTTCTCCGCAGCAACCGACCCAATATCCCATTCCTCAAAAGCAATTTGGAACAGGAGTTACTCAACTTCCGATTTACGCCACCTTAGTTTCTGAACAACAACCGGAATTTTCCCTGACACCGAAACAACTCCAACAGTTAATTGAAAGAACTCAACAGGTTATCAACGATTTACCTGTGATCACCCAATTCCATTGGGGTTTATTTCAATCGTCCCAGAACCCAGAACCCCAATTATATCTCGCTGGGGTTGGATCTCCTGAAATCCGTCTTTTATCTCATCCGTTGAATTCTGAGTCTACCTCTGAACGTCAACCCCGTTTTCAAGGACTGGCGGTCGCTTCTGGACAATGTAACGGAACTGCTTACATCCTGACTACCCCAGACTCTATTCCCTCCCAATTACCCGATAATACGGTGTTAGTGGTTCCTACGATTACTTGGGATTATTTACCGTTATTAAGGCAATGTGTGGGAATTGTGGCTGAACAAGGGGGAATGACCAGTCATGGTGCAATTGTGGCGCGAGAACTGGGAATCCCTGCGGTCTGTGGTATTGTGAATGCAACAGTACAAATTAAAACAGGTGAGTCCGTGTTTGTAGATGGCAAGCGCGGAGAAGTTTATTTTATGGAACAAGATCATTCGGTGAATGAAGGGTTATCAGAACAAAGTCTTCAGCAACAACACTTCTTTGAAACCCACTTCATACCGAACGCGACCCCGTTGATGGTCAATATTAGTCAATCGAGTTCTATACATCGACTCCACTCTTTACCCATTGATGGAGTGGGTTTACTGCGTTCAGAATTAATGGCGATTGAAGTCTTAGAATTTCCTCAACATTCCCCTGTTTCTGAGGGAATCCGAAGCAAATTCTATAATTATAGTCGTTGGATTGAACCAGAACACCAACCCGCATTTATTCAACGAATGGTAGAGCCCCTGAATCAACTGGCAATTATTTTATCTTCTCGACCTCTCTATTATCGAGCGTTAGATTTACGCGAATCAGGAAAAGAGGAAGGTAATTTTCCGGTTTCAAACTCCCCATCGCTAGAACGTCTCGCTTTATTCGATTTAGAACTCAAAATTTTATTACAATTATATGAATCCGGTTATCAAAACATTTATCTAATTTTACCGTTTATTCGTTGCGTTGAAGAGTTTTTAATCTATCGTTATCGCATTGAAAGTTCAGGATTAAGTCATTATCCTCAGTTTCAAGTTTGGATTATGGCAGAAGTGCCATCGCTGTTATTTTCATTACCCGATTATGTCAAAGCAGGAGTGCAAGGTATTTCTATTGGAACGAATGATCTCACGCAATTATTATTCGGAATTGATCGCAATCAAATCCACAGTTCTCCTGACAATCAGATTGAATATGAACGCCATCCTGCGTTAAAAAAAGCGATAAAACAGTTCATTAAAAAGGCGAGAAAAGCCAAAATTCCTTGTTCAATTTGTGGCGATGCACCCGCCTTATATCCTGAATTAATTGAAGATTTAGTGCGTTGGGGAATTACATCGATTTCTGTTAATTTAGATGCTGTCGAATCCACCCATACCGCGATCGCCAAATCCGAAAAACGCATTCTCCTTAAAGCTGCACGCCAACAGATTTAG
- a CDS encoding ComF family protein: MMKALLNLFLKPNCPLCNRPANTELCDYCQRQLLRCRFPQGTKFATEIPLCVWGQYKDVLKRAIAALKYNHHTELAKPLGYGLAETWLSTPREMSSVTVVPIPLHVAKLKKRGFNQAELLAKSFCEITGLSLVAHGLERIKETEALHELSPEQRFKKMQSVFNLGQDFRRRRPPGSVLILDDIYTTGATVKAAIDQFQHAKIPVAGVVAIATTQKSVISKSKKSRE; encoded by the coding sequence ATGATGAAAGCACTTTTAAACTTATTTCTTAAACCCAATTGTCCATTGTGTAACCGACCTGCTAATACAGAACTCTGTGATTATTGTCAACGACAGTTACTTCGCTGTCGATTTCCCCAAGGGACTAAATTTGCTACAGAAATACCGCTTTGTGTCTGGGGACAATATAAAGACGTTCTCAAGCGAGCGATCGCAGCCTTGAAGTATAATCATCATACAGAATTAGCTAAACCTTTAGGCTATGGATTAGCAGAAACTTGGTTATCGACTCCGAGGGAAATGTCGTCTGTTACAGTTGTACCGATTCCTTTACACGTCGCTAAATTAAAAAAACGGGGATTTAATCAAGCAGAACTCTTAGCGAAAAGTTTTTGTGAAATCACAGGTTTATCTCTAGTGGCTCACGGTTTAGAACGAATTAAAGAAACAGAAGCATTACATGAATTATCACCCGAACAACGGTTTAAAAAAATGCAAAGTGTCTTTAATTTAGGTCAAGATTTCCGTCGTCGCCGTCCCCCAGGTTCAGTCTTAATTTTAGATGATATTTATACCACAGGTGCAACCGTAAAAGCAGCCATTGATCAATTCCAACACGCTAAAATTCCGGTGGCGGGTGTTGTTGCGATCGCCACAACTCAAAAATCAGTAATCAGTAAATCAAAGAAATCCCGTGAATGA
- a CDS encoding YbjN domain-containing protein — translation MFTVSEQNPEVQNPELMSQEYPSDRAVFDVLIDFMNLDGWVYREIEHRRVLALGVEGKNGRFDCYTVVREAERQIAVYSICPVKVPDYKRYNMAAFITMLNYGTVVGNFELNFHDGEVRYKTSLDAEDAALTPAFIKHLIYTSITTMDDYLPGILSVIYGNISPEEAFQRTQY, via the coding sequence ATGTTTACTGTGTCAGAACAAAACCCTGAAGTACAAAACCCGGAATTAATGTCTCAAGAATACCCCAGTGATCGGGCTGTATTTGATGTTCTCATTGATTTTATGAACCTAGATGGTTGGGTTTATAGAGAAATTGAACATCGGCGAGTCTTGGCATTGGGAGTGGAAGGTAAAAATGGACGATTTGATTGTTATACAGTTGTCCGGGAAGCAGAACGACAAATTGCCGTTTATTCTATTTGCCCGGTGAAAGTTCCTGATTATAAACGTTATAATATGGCAGCGTTTATTACGATGCTTAATTATGGCACAGTGGTTGGAAACTTTGAACTGAATTTCCACGATGGTGAAGTTCGCTATAAAACCAGTTTAGATGCGGAAGATGCAGCACTCACTCCAGCATTTATTAAACATTTAATTTATACCAGCATCACAACAATGGATGACTATTTACCGGGGATTTTATCTGTGATTTACGGTAATATTTCACCTGAAGAAGCCTTTCAACGGACTCAATATTAA
- a CDS encoding molybdopterin synthase catalytic subunit: MIPSPFHDSFSITIAPLLLEEIYALADDPRNGAIVVMSGMVRNQTQGQAVESLEYQAYQPMALKVFEKIATDIRQQWLDVTRVVIHHRVGRLRIGEISVLIAVGCPHRREAFEACQYAIDTLKHTAPIWKKEHWKDASSSWVSIGACEINC, translated from the coding sequence CTGATTCCTTCTCCGTTTCACGATAGTTTCTCGATTACAATTGCGCCTCTTTTATTGGAGGAGATTTATGCTTTAGCCGATGACCCCAGGAATGGTGCAATTGTGGTCATGAGTGGAATGGTGAGAAATCAAACCCAAGGTCAAGCCGTAGAATCTTTAGAATATCAAGCTTATCAACCGATGGCTTTAAAAGTATTTGAAAAAATTGCTACGGACATCCGCCAACAATGGTTAGATGTGACTCGTGTAGTGATTCATCATCGGGTTGGACGTTTAAGAATTGGTGAAATTAGTGTTTTAATTGCGGTGGGTTGTCCTCACCGTCGAGAAGCCTTTGAAGCTTGTCAATATGCAATTGATACTTTAAAACATACTGCACCTATTTGGAAAAAAGAACATTGGAAAGATGCTTCAAGTAGTTGGGTGAGTATTGGGGCTTGTGAAATTAATTGTTAA